Within Desulfobacter sp., the genomic segment AGCAGATTTCTCGTCCTTATGGACCAGAGCAGGATATTTCACTTTCACCCTCCTAGAAAAATAATATTCGCAATTTTATCTTAAACCACTTATGTAAACTAAAGTCAAGAGTTTTATTTACATCGTGTAATATAGCTAATTTCCAAGTTTCCTTTACACGAAACCCCGGGCCGTTGCCGGCACCGGGGTTCATGTAAGAAAAAGTGTAGTTTGATTTATTTCATCCATAATCTTTCTTATCTTACCGTGGATCATACTTGAATCGATTCCTAAGCCATAATAACCCCTATTTGTGGCCGATACTCGCAACATTTGAAAAACAATGCTCATCAAACTAATGCTTTTATGCTGCGTGTTTAGTGCAAAAAATCCGCTCATAATCTAAAATAGGAATATTTTCTACGACCGCTCCGGACTTTTGAGGTAATTTATATATCGCATTTTTAATGAGGGTATTTATGTATGTTCTGTATAAAAACACATCATCAGTTTTGATATCCATTTGATATTGAAATATATCGTCCTCAGACCACATGTTTACGCAAACTTTCCAACCGACTAATCCAAAGCAATCTTCCATATGAAAATTAAAGTGATGGATTGCAGAATATATTAAGTCCCATTGGGAACTCGTATGATATTTTATACGAAAATAAATGTTATCCTCTATAACATCGTACTGAAATGGTATTTTAGACTGATAACGCAATAGAAGTTTTATTAGAAAAAATACTTTTTTTAAGTTTGCAGTATTCCTCTCAAGAAAATTGATACATCTATTGCTTTTTTCCGAGAATAGCTTGCTTTGTGGGACAGGATGTTTTTTGAGACTATTATTCCTTTTGCAAATTGATTCTTTAATGCCTTTTTTTAGTGCTTTCTGGCCTCCGGTGGTTGATAGATATAATCTTATATGCTCTAAGACCTGCTCTTTCGCATTAATTGAAAAAAATTCGGTTCGTCCATCTCCCTCATCAAACGCCACAGAATATTCTGAAACCATAAAATGCAGAGACTTTTCCAACTTAAAGACCTTCTCGGTTTCCATGGCTATCGAATAGGATGAATTATAATCGATAGGTCCCCAGTGTTTTTCAAGTTGACTAATTCTAATTCTAAGAGAATTAGCCTTCCCAATTTTCATTACTTTTTTTGCTGGAAACATCAAAATGTATAGATTTGATTTTTTAAGATCCTGCATCACGATTTTCCTCTCTTATTGTTGATGAACCTGCTATCATATAAACACAGCCATACCGTTTGCTTTAATGATAAACACATTAATGCAATAGCAAACAAAAGTCAAGTTATCTTATTGCTATAACATACATCTATTGCCACTAAAAAAAACACAGGTAGTAGAACTGACCGTAAAAGAGGAGTAACATTGGAAGGGCTATCAAATAAAATTAAAGAGGCTCGTGAACAAAAAAAGTTAACATTAGAACAACTTGCTAAAGAGGTGGGTTCGAGTAGGGGTTATATCTGGCAAATTGAAAAAGACCCCCAAAAAAAACCATCGTTTGACATCATTGTTGGCATTGCCAAAGCCTTGGGTCTATCATTAGATTACCTTGCAAACCAGAACGAATATGAAATGTCAGATGATCAAAAAAACAAAATTTTCATTCAGAACTATAATAGACTTGATGATACCTCAAAAAAAATAATTGAGGAGCTTGTAAAGCATTTAACCGAAATTTCCAGAAGTCCAAAGAAATAGCCCCCCGTTTTTTAGTAAAAAATGAATAATTTAAAGACAACCGATACAATTGTACCGCCGATGAAAAGTGCCCCTGATCTAAATGAGTATAGATGCCCTCACTGTGGTAAGTTTCTTTTTAAAGGCCATGTTAAGAGCCTGAATATGGTCTGTCACCACTGCCAACACTTAATTTCTGCGGATGCAAAAGCCTTGGTGATTTCAAAGAAATAAATCCAAACAGTCAAAGCAGGTCCGAATTTTGATATTTTGAGGTTTTTTCTGTTGCGAGGTTAGCAGGAATAGCATTGGGTCGTTTTCCGCTTGATGAAACAATATGGCTGCAGAAGTAACAAAACTCGCATTAGACACCTCGACCGTATCTGAGCTGTTTAAATTTCAGGTCCCAATAACAATAGTATTCAACGTGATCAGCGTCATTTATAATTCCCGCCAAACGACAATTAAAATTCCCGAAATTTAAGAATCAAAAAAAATGGTAGAAACATCCAAATTGAACAGAAGGAGAGATTTGGATGGTAACGGACCAGCAAGTGAGGAGGTTGTTCAAGTTGATTCAGTCAGAGAAGAGTTTCGGGATAGCAGCAATGAAAGCTGGAATGGATGAAAAAACAGCTCGAAAGTACCGTGAACACGGGAAGTTGCCGAGTGAACTCAAAACGGATCATACATGGCGCACACGCAAAGATCCGTTTGAGGAGACCTGGGATGGTATCAAAGGCATGTTGACCATAAATCCAGGTCTGGAGGCCAAGACACTGTTTGAGGATTTGCAACGCAGACACCCCGGCCGGTTCGCCGATGGACAATTACGGACCCTGCAACGGAGAATAAAGCAATGGCGTGCTACAGAGGGGCCGCCCAAAGAAATCTTTTTTGCTCAAATTCATAAGCCTGGCGAATTATGCCAGTCAGACTTCACCCACATGGATAAACTGGGCGTCACTATAGGCGGCGTCCCTTTTGACCACCTGATCTACCATTTTGTTTTGACCTATTCCAATTGGGAGACAGGTACAGTCTGTTTTTCAGAGAGTTTCGAAAGCCTGAGCCAGGGCCTGCAAAATGCCCTATGGGAACTTGGTGGTGTGCCGCAGCAACATCGCACCGATTGTCTGACATCCGCTGTTAACAAGGTAAGTCACCCTGAGGAGTTCACCAGCAGGTATCAGGATCTTGTTGACCATTACGGTATCATTCCTTGCAAAACTAACCCTGCCAGCCCCAATGAAAATGGAGACGTGGAGCAGCGCAATTATCGGTTCAAAAAAGCCGTTGACCAGGCCCTGATGCTGAGAGGACACCGGGATTTTAAAGACCGGGAAGAATATGACTTGTTCCTGGCCAAACTGTTCGCACAGCTAAATGCCGGTCGTAGGAAACGGTTTACACAAGAACTGGATCTCCTACACCGGTTGCCCAAACGCCGGCTTGATGCATGTAAAAAGATGGATTTAAAGGTTGGTCCCAGCAGTACCATTCGGGTCAATCACAACGTTTACTCTGTAGACAGCAGGCTCATAGGAGAAAATATCCAGGTCCGCCTCTACATGGAATGCCTGGAGGTCTGGTACGGCCAGAGAAAGGTCGATACTTTGCCAAGGTTGCGGGGTGAGGGCAAATATAAAATCAATTACCGGCATATCATTGACAGCCTGGTCAAAAAACCGGGGGCATTTGAAAATTATCGTTATCGTAATGCCATGTTCCCCACCAGCCGGTTCCGGATTGCCTACGATCATTTAAGAAAGCGTTATACCGTTAAAAGCTCAGCAGCAAGGTATCTGAAAATATTATACCTGGCAGCAAAGACAAGCGAGGTGGCAGTAGACAGCGCCCTGATGGTTCTAATAAACGAGGATCAGGAAATCAGCAAAGAGGCTGTTAAACGCCTTATTGAGTCCAACGCCTCTGTCAGCAGGCCGGATGATGTTCATATCCAGGCAGTTGATTTGACTCGTTATGACCAATTGCTCAAGGGGGTGGCGGCATGATCAATGATCGGGATCAGATAGACACCAATCTTAAAAGCCTCCATATGCCGACCATGCGCCGCAGTTATGAAGAAATGGCGGATCAGGCCAGGGCGGAGGCATGGGGATATGAAAAGTACCTCTTACAATTGTTGAGTCTCGAATGCGAAGTCCGCTGGCAGAACCGGATATCACGTAACCTGAGGGCATCCAAGTTGCCATCTTCCAAGACATTTGAGAATTTTGATAAAAAGCGCCTCCCCTTAAAGGTTGCCAATCATTTAAGTGTCCTGGTCAACGGCGCTTTTTTAGAGCGCTGTGAAAACATCCTGGCCTTTGGTAATCCGGGTAGCGGGAAAACCCATCTGCTCTGTGCCATTGGCCATGAATTAATTGCAAAGGGTAAGCAGGTTCTTTTTATCTCATGCAGTCAGCTCGTCCAGGATCTGCTGATTGCCAAAAGGGATCTTGAGCTAACCAAAAAACTCAAATCCCTCTCCAGGTTTGATGCTGTGATTATAGATGACATTGGGTATGTCCAACAAAGCCGGGGAGAAATGGAAGTGCTGTTTACCTTTTTGGCGGAACGGTATGAACAGGGCAGCCTGATGATCACGAGCAATCTTCCGTTCTCTAAGTGGGAACAGATTTTTAAGGACCCTATGACAACGGCAGCAGCCATCGACAGACTCGTTCATCACAGTATCATCCTTGAATTGAATGTGGAAAGCTATCGCATGGAACAGGCTAAAATGGAGGCCGAATAATGATCGAGACCAGATATACCAGGCAGGAGATTGTTGAGATTATTAAAATGATCCGACTGGATTTATACAATCGAGGCCTGAACTGCGGTGCCGGTGCTATCAGCAAGGAGATGGAAGCGGAAAATATTGAACCAATGCCGTCAGCAAGCACTATCGGACGGATACTATCGATAGAGGGCTTAACCCATGGAAGAACCGGGTTTTGTGATGGTAATTAAAAGGACTTTTTACCGGATTATAATGGGGGCCAGCCCCCAAACCCCCGGAGTTTAGCGCATTATAGACCAAAGTATGAGAGCAAAAAGCGAAAGGCCGTACGTGGAAAATACGGCCCCTCATACTTCAGTCACCTTCTCGGCGCTCAGGTTGCTCTCCAGCATAGCCTTATCCTCCGGAAGGATGGTCTTAAAAAACATAATCAGAATTGTTTTGCAAGTATTTTTTAATGAAATTAAATGGTTACGCAGGTTGGGGAACGGGAGTTTTAATTGTCGTTGAAGGAAAAAAATATTTGTCGTTGATCATCAACGCTATAATTGCCATATCTATGGGCGTTCGATTATAGACATAATGCTCGTGTGTACCGTTTTCCGTTCATAAGACCCTCCTAAAGTCATTTTTTTTATAACTCAGAAGTGTCTAAGAAACGGGAGGCGATTCATTCCAAATCTCATTTAAAACACTCTTTTTAATCAAAAGAGTACTTATTCAGTATATTTTCTTATTGTTTCTTGGATAAAACCTTCTTCTTTTAAGTCTTTAAGGACAGTATTTATACATGGAAGTGTCTGTATAAATGCCGACTTTTTGCTGACCCCCATGTGGAGCACCCATTCCATAAAGGATTGGTCAGAATGACGAAATTTTCCTCTTAGTTCAGGATGTTTTTTAAACAACCCTTTGGCTACGATTTCATTTCCAGGGAATATATCTATTCTGTGGGCCATGAGCTTTTTATAGTTCTGGTAGTCAGTTGCTACCCGGTTCACTTTCATGCTTTTTAGAAGGTCATCAAATTTTTGTCCATAACTGTATCCGATGGTTGCACCGATCTTGTAAGATTTTAGATCTTTTAGACTTGAGAAATGAAGAATACCGCCTTTTCTGTCAACAGCAGACCAGATTAGCCCTCGAACCTTCATAATGGGAATTGTATATTGGATATATTCAGATCGTTCAGTGGTTTTGATTAGGATCATTATAGCGTCAATTTTACCCTCTTTTGCATACCCTAGAGCCCGCTTTAAGGGGTAGAGCGTCACATCAGTCTCGATAGATAGGCGTCCGAACAATTCATCTATAATTTCTACTGCAATACCGCATATTTTTCCTTCCTCCTCCAAATAAAAAGGGGGATATTTAAAGGCTCCTAACTTTATAGAATGTTTGTTCATGCACCATAAATTGGGCGACCCGATAATAGTTATGAAACAAAACAACAAGAACCCTACCATTTTCTTCGAAGGAAATATAATTCCTATCGTATAAGAGATATCAACCATCTGATAGGAGGATTGGTCCATGTCGTTTCTCCTAATCCGCTACGAAATTTACTATATGAGGATGGCATCATAGGCCATTTGTAGGTTTTAAATTAGTTTATTTTTTTAGCGTTGATTTTGCAATCATAGTTAGTCTGCAATGTGATTGCAACAAAATTAAAATGGCCGGATTATAAATTGAAATTTTATTATCTGGATTCTTTCTAAAAGAGATCTTGCCAAAGGACCAAAAATCAAGCTACAATCCAATTGATTGCTTTTCTCCACTAATTTTTCCAAGGAGATGTTTGTGTCATTTTTCTATTCAGAAAACATTCTGGAGAATTAACAATTCCTTTACAAGGCAACTCCTTTACTCCAGATCCGAATGGAAAGGGAGAGCCATCTAATTTACAGAATTGTCTTGTTTCAAGCTGATCAATGATAAAACCGTTGTCAGAGCTTCTTTTTATAATTTTTTTATTTTTTTGTGCGTATTTACAATCAAACATAATATCGCATTTCTATTTTTTCAAAAGTTAAGCCAGTTCTCTTCACCGTTGTCTTCGTGCGAGGGTAATTGCGTTCAATATAGGGACATTTGTTCAATTCTCCGACCATTTTCCACCGTTACTATAAATTCCCTTTGTTTTTATTTTCTGATAATATTGACTAATCAATCCATTCTACTTTGTATATAGGGGTATATACTTATGTTTTGAAGTATTCATACCTATCAAAACCTGAAGGGCAATCGCAAAATGCAATTGACAGTGAGTTGCGGAGCATAATAAAGAAATGAAAATTAATTTTAATGAAATTAGCGTTCCTTAAAATATTCAAGGTTAAAAATGTTCATGCATTCTTCTGATTCACTGCTATCCAAAGAAAAGCTAAGACGAATCAAAATGAAAAAGCAGGTTTCAGCCTTAAATACATTTTGGATCGTAAAATATTTGGGTCAATATCATAGTGAAATCAGCATTGAAGAGATAATGCAAGATGTCCATCAAGATTGCCCTTTTCTTGTTGAGAATTTAAAAACAGGTTTCATGGAACCGGTAGCGAAAGTTCACTTGCTCGACACCGCTTACTGGTTTTCAAATGAATTTATGATTCGGTTGTACGAATGCGTTCAAAAAAGAGTACTCGATCCAAATCTTGGATATAAAATAGGTAAAACAAGTTATAGGGCCCAGCACATAATAAAGACAGCAATTGGTATACCACTCATGGGGCCCTATACACTATTAAAAATAATGTCAAGGGAGAATAGGAAATATAACCGGACCAAAGAGAATGTCATTAGAAAGCTTACAAAAGGACATGTTATCATAGAGGTTATCCATAAAGAAAATGTTATCATTAATGACTTTGCTTTGGCATGGCATATTGGTATTTTTGAATCTTATGCTAGAATTGCAGGCGCAAGCAATGTGATCGTTAAAGGGCGCAATTTAGAGGAAGGCCCCAAAAAATATGGAGATCTGGGGCGAGCCAGGTGGGAATTTGATATTCGATTCACACACCATAACTTTTTCGCACGTATATTCAATCTGATTATTTCTCATGTTCCAGTTGTAAAAGATACAATCGAAAATGCGAATGCAGTTCAAGAAGAATTCACTGAGCAGATTCTAAATAGAGACAAAATAATTAGGGAAAAAACCCAAAGACTCAATCGCATCCAGGCTAAAATTTTTAACGCCGAACGTTATGCGATTGAACAGCAACTGAAGAATATTTCTAAAGAGTTGGTGTCCACAGAAGAGCGTGAGCGCCGTTTGATAGCCGAGGAACTCCATGATAGTATCAGTCAATCTTTAGCACTAAGTCTATCTAAACTAAAAAATTTCAATCAGTCTTCTGAGGGAAAAAGTCGAGACCTTGAAATGGTAGAATCCTCTCTGGAGCAGGTACTCTCAGATATTCGGTCTCTCACATTCCAGATAAATCCTCCAATTCTATATGATTTGGGACTTAAGGCAGCGATTGAGTGGATTGTTGCAGACCTTGGGAAAAGAAATAATACGTATATACAATTGAATGACAACATTAAGGGGCCAATTGTTCTTGAAGAGTCTCTCAAAATAACTATGTACAGATCAATTCGGGAATTGATAATAAATGTCATCAAACATGCTACAGCAAAACAAGTACAGGTAACGCTGTCAACTTTTGAGAATTCATATGTAGTTAGCATTGAAGATGATGGTATTGGTTTTGACCTAGTACAATCTGTAGGGAAGAATAAAAAAGGGTTCGGATTATTCAGCATAAATGAAAGACTGAAGGCTCTTGGTGGTGAAATGGAGATAGACACAGCCCCCGGAAAAGGGGTCCATGTGATGTTGATTGCGCCAATGAAAGGGTCAAAATAAAAATATGGCTGACAAAAAGATTACAATTTTACTTGCCGATGACCATGAAATCTTAAGGCACAGCCTGAAAAAGACTTTAGAACAACATCAAGAGTTCAAGGTTGTCGGCGACACAAATAATGGATTGGATGCGGTTCAGTTGGCAAATTTATTATACCCTAAAGTAGTCTTAATGGACATTAGCATGCCAGATCTCAACGGTGTTGAAGCCACCAAAAAAATAATCAAATCTAACCCTGATACCAATGTGATTGCATTGTCTATGATGTGCGATGAGTACTCTGTTAAACGAATGTTAGCAGCAGGTGCAAGAGGATTCATACTAAAATCATGTCCGTTTGAAGAATTATACAATGCGATAAAAAAAGTGAATTCGGGAGACAGACATCTGTGCTCTGAAGCTCTGGATTTTGTAATAAAAACGATCCAGAATCCGGAATCTGAGAAAATAAAATCCGTTGCTGAAAAACTAACATTCAGAGAACTTAATGTGCTGCAACTTATTGCGGAAGGAAATACAAGTATTGAAATTTCCAACAAGCTTGAAATAAGCAAACGCACTGTTGATATTCATCGGAGCAATATAATGAGCAAACTCAATACAAGAACAATAGCTGGTTTGACCAAAATAGCCATTAAAGAAGGCTTAACTGATCTTTAAAAACGCTGCACCGAAACCAGCCATATGATTAAGTCACACTTTGCAAAAAAATATTTTTTCGACACATCTCAAAGGTCAGGTGAACATCAAACTTTCTGCCCGATACTGAGTAAGCATGGCATGTCTACGGCAGTTTTGCCTCAGGTCCGGAGAGCCGAAACAGATCCATAGAACACCAGAAAAAAAGGTTGAGAGGTTGCCTTTTTGAGAATTCAAATGATTTATTTGCCTACCGCTATTCATTCGGAAATCAGTCGGGTACCATCTTTAATTATCCAAGGGCCGGTAAAATTTTCGGGTTGCCTGGGGCCTAATTCTACTGGAAGCATATATGGGATTTGAAGAGTTTATCCTACTCTATTTTTTGTAGAATTGATAAGTGGGACCAATATCTAATAACCATATTTAATCAAATCATAAGATGTCTTGACAGTCTGTAAAAAATGCAATTATAGTATTTCATACGCTTTGCCCCACATTGACAACGAATGGAAATCAATACAGGATATTACCGTTTCGTAGTATATCAAAATGTTCTCTTTATAGAGGCATTTTCAGTCTGGAATCAAACAATTGCCAGAGAGGGACTTCTTTGTTTCACGGACTTGGTTTTTGAATACTACATCAACAAAAGGTGGGCTATCTTTGCTGATATAAAAAATTGCAATCTTAACATTCCGAGACCCGAAACTGTTCTCAAGGATATTTTTAACGGAATAACAATCCTGCCAACCCATGTAGCCCATGTAGTTGGCAATTCTAAAAAACAAAAATGGAAAGTTAATAAACCAATCAGAACCAAAGGTGATTTGCTAATATCTTTTTTTAGCACCAAGAAAGAGGCAGAAGCTTGGTTAGACTTATTTGGCTACAGAATGTTTCCTTGAAGGATTGAACCATGTCTATTGAAGTTGATCGAAATATAGTTAAGAATCTCACTGCATACACAGCCAAAGGTAAAATAACCGTGAATGATTTCATCTATGAGGTGAAAAAATTTTATGAAAGGAATCCCACAGAGAATGTCCTCTGGAATCTGTTGGATGCTGACCTTTGGGGGCTCAATGCTAAAGATATGGAATCCATTTCCAGTTCTACTTTAAGCTATAAGTCAGATTACATTCGAATAAAAGTTGCCATAGTTGTCTGCGATGAGCATTCTTATGACTTATCAATTTGGTTTAGGAATTATGCAGAAATGGATGACAGTCCCTTCCGTATAGAAGTTTTCAAGTCATTGACTGAGGCCAACAAATGGCTTGAGTAGGACACCCCTTATCTCACATAAGGGCGCTTTAATTGCCTTCGAATAGGGCTATGCAAAAAACACAGACAATTTCTGGCAGCAGTAACCAAATCAAACACAGTATATGGCATTGAAAATGGAATTACTTAATTCAATTTTATCGTCAATGGGTCCAGTATCTAAACTTTTATCTGCAGCGATTTTTTTAACGATATTAATTCTAATTTTTAGGACAATATGGATTAGCTATCAGCGTGGAAAGGATCCCAAGAAAAATATTGTCAAAGACATATATGTTGTATCTATTCAGAACAAAAACCCTTTTGACGACGCACCTTCTTCCAAGAACTATAAAATTTCAACCATTCACGCAAAAGGTAAAGAAAAACGGAAATTTCCCAGATACAATGTCGAATCCCAAGTTGAGTTTATAAAAAACGGAAAGCTATTTAAAGAAACATCAAAAGATTTAAGTTATACAGGAATCTTTTTAAATTCCAAAATGCCAGATCGGTATAAAGTAGGTGATAAGGTTATGCTCACGTTTCAACTCCCGAAAGAAGGCCCCAAAAAACGGAATGGCTTTATCGTTCGAAAAAATAATAGTGGTATTGGGATTCATTTTGTATTCTAATCGTACTAACCAACTTGCTTATCAATGATAGTAAAATCCTATAAATTTAATTTATTAAAGAGTATCGATTCCGCCCAAAGATCTGAAACAGTCAATTTAATATCGGATTATCTGGATTTTTTGAAACAGAGCCTTGCCATCACTTCATAAATCAAGATAATCTCCAATTAGATTGCTTCAATGAAACTATAAATTTTGTGGAATAAACCCAAAAAGTGTTGAGCACAAATTTTAATGTATCGAAAACCCATCGAAAAGAATAAGATTCGACTGTACTATTATCTTGGATCTATTTCAGCAATTTTATTTATTATAATACTTATATCAGGAATCTACTCTCGAAGTCTAACCCAAGAATATCAAATAAAAATTGCTCAATTGTCTTCTGGAATAATTGACGAAAAAAAAAGATTTTTAAAGAATGCTGTAGATCGCACGATCAGTATGATTAATTGCGACTTGGAGCAGGTTTATCAGGAAACAGCATCACGAGAATTCAGCCAAGAACAAATAAAACAAATTTGTATTGATCGGATTAGTCGACAAATCAGAGGATTAAGGTTGATTGACAATGGGTATGTCTGGGTAAACAAAATTGTCAATTATGGTGGGGGAGACAAATATGCCATCAGACAAATTCATCCCAATCTTCCTCATACAGAGGGAGATTGGTTATCCACGAACACTGAAGATATCAAAGGAAATAAGCCCTACCAAATTGAGTTAGATGGCATCAAAAAGGATGGAGAAATTTATTTTGATTACTATTTTAAAAAAATGGATTCCAATAGAATTGCTCATAAAATGTCATATGCCAAGTTGTATAAGCCATGGGATTGGGTTGTGGCCACGGGTGTCTATCTGGATGATGTGGATCTGTTGGTAAAGACTGAAAGAACAAAAATGGAGGATACTCTAAATAAACAACAAAATTATTCGTTTTCCATTGCTATAATTGCATTCATATTATCCGCTTTCATTCTTATTAAGTTTGAAAAACAAATCAGTTCATTAATTCATGCTTATGAAAGAGACATGAAAGATTTCACCACCAATCTTATTGAGGAAAAAGAAAAAACAGAACGTGCTTTGGCGGAGGTCAAACAACTTAGAGGCTTAATACCAATCTGTAGCAATTGCAAGAAAATAAGAGACGATAAAGGCTACTGGAATAACTTAGAACTCTTCATTGAAAAGCATTCAGACGCATCATTTAGTCACGGTATGTGCCCAGAATGTTCAGATAAACTATATGGCGCCCAAGATTGGTATAAAGAAATGAAAAAGAAAAAAAAGTAAGTTTAATCTCCAATAATTCTTATTTTATCATTACCTCATCATCTTATATACAAAACGTTAAATGAAACGTTAAATGAAACTCTTTTGATAAAATATCATGTACTTATTTTCTTAATATAGCACATTTATTTCCGAGAAATACATTCCCAAAAATCGGAAGCTCTACCATTTGAAGACCTGGTTGCATTATCCTCTTGGTATGTGTTTTGCAAAATTATTTTCAAATAAGTGTTTGATAAATATTGAGCTCTTCAATCGGAATCCTAATTTCAAGCAATGTGATTTTAACTGCAATAAGGAGGTAGAAATGAAAAAATTATCTATTTTATTTTTTTCGTTTATGTTGTCGTTTTTAATCTCATCTAGCTGTTATGCAATTACAATTGACGTAATAGGTTTTGGGGATGGCGATTGGGGGGTAGGTAATTCTCCCGGAATTTTGGGAGAACGTGATAACTGGCAAGAGGTTGCAGAAATGGAATTTATAGCCAGTGACGCACGAATCACTGGTTCAAATTATAGTATTTATGACCCATCCACAACAGATCCAGCCTGGGGTGGTGTGATGTGGATTTATGGGTCCCCTGGTTTTGTTCAAACACAATTTACAACTCCATCTACGAGCCTCTTTGTTCAGTTTGAATCTGACAATAACGATGGTCCTGCTAATTTTTTTATTGACGGAAACTTGGTGCATAGTATGAATACCTATGCTGGCAGTTGGTTCTCGGTTGTATTTTCAGATTTAGCGTTAGGGGTTCATACTTTAAGAGTTGACGCTTCAAGTACTGGGTTTCCAAGGGATCTTGCAATTGACGCTATGGGATCTGGAGCTCCAGGAAGCCCCGTCCCAGAACCTGCCACAGTGGCACTTTTGGGCCTTGGTCTGTTAGGGCTTTCAGGGTTAAGCCGGCGCAAAATGAATAAATGATCCTGATCGACCCAAAAAATTGAAAAAAGGCAGAGTCATTACTGATTTTGCCTTTTTTCGCACTAATATATGAAAAGTAAACAAACTTGAAAGAAAAGAGTATACATTATTATTTTGCTTCGGACGCATCAGGAACCCAGACATTTCATAGCATCATGGGCGAGCATAATGGTATGGAGCCGGACTATTTGAAGTTTAAAGCCCCTCATCAATAACAGATCAATTGAACATGCCAACGATGCAGTCGCTTCCCGGGTTCAAGCGATTTTTTCCAAAGATCCAAAACTCTATCGGTATTCTGATTTTTGAAGAGGATTGGAATAATCTCAATCACCAACAATAGAAACTCCAGTACTTGGTAGGATTTTCGGCACAATAGCGACAGGACATAGACATAGCAGTCGCTCAATTTCTATCCTATAAAACCGAGAAATTAAGAAAAACTAACCTGTTCAATGTATTGAGTATGGTTCGCCTATTAAAATCCTTTCTGCTTATCATTGATGAACTTTTCGAACTGAAAATGGGAAAGATATCGAATCTTTAACTTTAGACAAAAAATTAAGATTTAGGAAATGGCTAATAAAGAGACCCGTGCGGAATTGCTCGGTTCATTCGCAAATACAATCGGGCGAGCAGGGGTATTAGATTTTGATCCAGACAATCTCATAAAGAGCAGTCCATTTCACGGAGAGCTTTCAAAATGGACCATCACGGTTCATAGTGAGGAGCTGCACATAATTCCCTTTAT encodes:
- a CDS encoding response regulator transcription factor; translation: MADKKITILLADDHEILRHSLKKTLEQHQEFKVVGDTNNGLDAVQLANLLYPKVVLMDISMPDLNGVEATKKIIKSNPDTNVIALSMMCDEYSVKRMLAAGARGFILKSCPFEELYNAIKKVNSGDRHLCSEALDFVIKTIQNPESEKIKSVAEKLTFRELNVLQLIAEGNTSIEISNKLEISKRTVDIHRSNIMSKLNTRTIAGLTKIAIKEGLTDL
- a CDS encoding PilZ domain-containing protein; its protein translation is MELLNSILSSMGPVSKLLSAAIFLTILILIFRTIWISYQRGKDPKKNIVKDIYVVSIQNKNPFDDAPSSKNYKISTIHAKGKEKRKFPRYNVESQVEFIKNGKLFKETSKDLSYTGIFLNSKMPDRYKVGDKVMLTFQLPKEGPKKRNGFIVRKNNSGIGIHFVF
- a CDS encoding PEP-CTERM sorting domain-containing protein, producing MKKLSILFFSFMLSFLISSSCYAITIDVIGFGDGDWGVGNSPGILGERDNWQEVAEMEFIASDARITGSNYSIYDPSTTDPAWGGVMWIYGSPGFVQTQFTTPSTSLFVQFESDNNDGPANFFIDGNLVHSMNTYAGSWFSVVFSDLALGVHTLRVDASSTGFPRDLAIDAMGSGAPGSPVPEPATVALLGLGLLGLSGLSRRKMNK